The Moorena producens PAL-8-15-08-1 genomic interval TGGGTGTCAATATCAATTCCTATAGTTTGGGGATAATTCACAGAAACTTTAAACTGAGCTTATACTTTATTAAATTCATTACAATTTCTTTGAATACGACACATTAATCCCACCATAGGAGCATAACTAATTATTCATAATAAAAAAACATAAAGAAAGGCGTTCGATGGAACGCCTCTACTTATAAGCACCTACACAGAATTAATCACCTACTCGCAATCTCTATAAACCTTAAATTGTAAGGCTTTGAGTTTTAAAAAATGTGTAATTAATTTTGTGCGCCTGCTTAGTGCCTTATTGATTAATTTGTTTAATTTTAAATTATGTCTATACCAAAGGGAACAGCGGATCTGGGAGCAAGGAGGGTGCATCTCATTTTTGCTGTTTGACTCGATGGTGCGTTACGGGTTGGGCTATTTCAATGGTGGCTTATAGGCAGAAAATCAGGGCTCGCCCACCCCTAACGCACCCTACGCAACATTTACAAAAGTGAGATACACCCAGCAAGGAGCAGGGAATAAAAATTTTAACAATTGGCTTAGGGTATCTAGGGTGCATCTCAATGCATGCATTGAGATGCACCCATCACATTAAAGTAACTGTGGAAACACGGAAATAGGGATGGGAGCATGTCACTTATGCAGCAACATTAGTACTAAGGTAATAGGTAATAGGTAATGGGTAATGGGTAATGGGTAATGGGTAATGGGTAATAGGTAATGGATAATAGGAACCCACCCCTAACCCCTCCCAGGAGGGGAAGGTAATAGGTCATCAGGGGAGCTAGTCCTGGATGAATATTTGTACATTATCTATAGCCCCCTGATGGGTAATTGCTTGCTCTACTGGAAAATAGTACTAATGTTTAAGCATTGCAAGACCTGCTCCCAATAGGGATTGAGTAAGGGGTAACATTAAGGGTTTTACCACTCAACTGCTATATTTAGTATTTCAGGTATATGTATATATTGGCGTTTCGATAATGTATAAGTTTTTGGAAAAATTATGCGTACCCAATGGTTGTCAGATATAGCTAAGGGAACAGGGAGTAGGGAGTAGGGAGTAGGGAGTAGGGAGTAGGGAGTAGGGAGCGGTGCGACCCCGCGCTTTTTCAAAGCTAAGCGTGAACGCGCAAGCCCTGGGAATATGGCATCAAAAATGATCACTATTGATTTATGATCCTTATAGATTATGGTTGCGCAACAGTAGTTAGCTCAATTATGGGTCGGGTAGCGTCGCCTTTCGGGCAAAGCCCGACGCTGCCCGAACGGCCAATCACAAGGGTTGTTAGCTTAATTATGCGTATGGAACGGTAGGAGCGCAACGGTAGAATTACAGCGATGGTGATCTAAGTTATGGGAACGCGCCCCGGGTGACCTAGGGTAAAGGGTAGCGTGGCCATAGGCCAATCACAACGGTTATCATCTAAGATTCCCGTTCGGCCAACTCCATCCAACGCTCAGTTGCTGTATCAATTTCTTGAGTCAAGGCCTCTAAGGTCTGATAAAGTTTCTGGACTTCACTGGTGTTTTTGGGAGGGGATTGATATAGGGTTTTCTCCAACTCAGCTTTCTGAGCTTCCAGTTGGGGAATCTGACTTTCGAGTTTCTCGAATTCCCGCCTTTCCCAATTAGACAGCCGACGGGGTTTGTTATTACTGGATGATTTTTTTGTGGAGGCCTCGACCTTAGAGGATTCAGGCTTTTTACTTTGAGTCTGAGCCATCTGTTGGGCTAGTTTTGCCTCTTCTTCTCGCTTTTTATCGATATAAAGGGAATAATTACCAGGATACTGACGTATGTTACCCTCAGATTCAAAGGCAAAGATTTTATGTACGGTGCGGTCTAGGAAATAGCGGTCGTGGGAGACAATAATCACACAACCATTAAACCCTTCTAGATACTCTTCCAGTACAGCTAGAGTTTGTACATCTAAATCATTGGTGGGCTCGTCAAGAATAAGTACATTGGGAGAACTCATCAGTACTTGCAACAGAAACAAGCGACGTTTCTCTCCTCCGGAAAGCTTATGAATTGGTGCATACTGTTGGTTGGGAGGAAATAAGAAACGCTCCAGCATCTGTGAGGCAGTAATCAATGTACCATCAGCGGTTGTGACATACTCTGCTACGTCTTTTAGGTAATCAATGACTCGCTGATTTTGATTAAGAGCTTCGAGCAAATCTTCTGAATGCTGGTCAAAGTAACCGATATAAATGGTAGACCCAATTTCAACGTTACCAGAATCGGGCTGAATGCGTGCAGTAATAATATCCATTAGGGTAGATTTCCCTACCCCATTCCCACCTATGATGCCAACTCGGTCATCGGGACTAAATTCGTAGGTAAAATCTTTGACCAGAATTCTACCGTCATAGCCTTTAGAAACATTGTCTAACTCAATTACTTTCTTGCCAATTCGACGACCAGGGGTAGAAATTTCTACTTTACCGTGAGCTTGTTTAAACTCTTTGGCTTGCATGTCGTGAATACGGTCAATTCGAGCTTTTTGCTTGGTACTGCGAGCCTTTGGCCCCCGTTTGAGCCATTCTAATTCTCGGCGCAATACCCCTTGATGTTTCCGTTGAGTACTGATGGCTGATTCTTCAGCTAAGGCTTTTTTCTCTAAATAGTAGGAATAGTTGCCAGAGTAAGTATACAGGTCTCCCCGGTCAATTTCGATAATGCGGTTGGTGACCTGGTCTAGAAAATAGCGGTCGTGAGTAATCAGTAATATTGCTCCACGATAACTATTTAGGTAACTCTGTAACCACTCTACGGACATGGCATCGAGATGGTTTGTGGGCTCATCCATTAACAATACCTCTGGTTCCGCTAGCAAGGCGGCTGCTAATGCAATCCGTTTACGATAGCCACCAGACAACTGACCAATGGGAGCATCAAAATCAACTATTCCTAATTTACTTAGAATAATTTTTGCCTTTGTTTCTAGTTCCCAAGCTCCTGTGGCATCCATCTGCTGGGTTACACTTGATAGCTGTGCTAGCAGTTGGTTATCCTCGGGATTGTGAGCCAATTTCTGGGAAAGTTCTTCATACTCACGAATCAGAGTCATCTGCTGACCACTATCAGCAAACACTTGCTCTAAAACGGTATGATTGTCATCTAAGTCTGGTTGTTGGGGTAAGTAAACAATTTTAGTTTTGGGATTAATGGAGAGTTGACCAGCATCAATGGGCTCAAGACCAGCAATTATTTTTAATAGGGTCGATTTGCCTGAACCATTAGTGCCAATTAGACCAACTTTATCCATAGGATCTAGACTAAAGGTAGCTTCTTTGAGGATTTCTTTAATTCCAAAGTCTTTGCGAACGGATTGTAGGGTGAAAATACTCATGAAAAATTTATAGGAAAGGGAGTAGGGAGTAGGGAGTAGGGAGTAGGGAGTAGGGAGTAGGGAGTAGGGAACAGGGAATAGGGAACAGGGAACAGGGAATAGGGAACAGAAATATGTCTTATATCAAGCCTGGTTGAATACCATAATTAAGGGGCGGGGGCGCGGGGAGATGGGGAGATGGGGAGATGGGGAGATGGGGAGATGGGGGAGGTTTTTATTAAGGGTAATTATTCTGACATGATATTAAGCTTTACTTCGACTGCTAGAAATTTATTTTAAAAAAACCCGTTTTCTATCTAGAAAACGGGTTTTTGTAGTTGTAATTTAACTACTAATACTCAACTGCAAACTATCAAACGTCTCACTAGTAACTAGCATTAAATTAAACAGTTTTTGATAATTTTATTGACATTTTGATGCTATTGAGGTATGTTGTTTAGGTCAAAGATAAAGGGAACACTGCTATTCCTATCACCACCAATAACGAGAACTTTAGGCATCTGAGCCCCACCATCTCGCCAAGCTGCGATCGCTTCTTTCTGGAGCACCAGTTCACCCCCTTGAGCTTTGAGGGTTTCGGCCAACAGTCGTTGAGCTTCTGCTTTACCCTGAGCGCGATTAATTTCTGCTTGAGCTTCTTGCTCAGCCTGCTGTGCTATATAGACAGCTCGTTGGGCTTGTTGTTCAGCTACCTGTTTTTCTTCAACTGCCTTGGCAAATTCCCTAGAAAAATTCAGGTCAATGACACTAGTATCCAATACTTGGACATCATACTTGGCTAACCTTTCGCCCAAAGCCTTATCAAAATCTTCTTTTAACTGACTCCGTTGAGTAATGGATTGTTCAGCAGTACGAAGTGCGGCAGCAATTTTAAATGACTCTTGAGTCTGAGGGGCAATAATTGTGGCCACTAGATTCTGTAGAGTTCCTTGTTTTCGCCTGATGCTAACCACCTTAGTGGGATCGAGGCGGAAGTTAATCGCAAATCGAGCGGTCAAATCCTGAAGATCTTTAGTGGAACTCTGGGCTGGGACTTCAAACTTCTGTACGGTGACATCATACACATCGACTATAGAGACGAAGGGCAGTTTGAAGTGGATACCTTCAAGCAGAGCGCCATCTCTAGCTTTACCCAAAATACTAAGGACTCCAGCCTGACCAGGATTGATGATTACAAAACAATTAAAGGTGAGGAGAATAACTAATGCTGCGATAATCCCCCCGACTAAAGATTGCCAATTTTGTGGATTTTGGTTCCTCAAGTTTTAATCTCCTTTTAAATTATCCCCCGGATGAATCACAGGGGAATTAAGCCCTGATGTTACCAGATCGGGCATTTGCTAGATATCGTAAGCCTTATGGCATCATATCTTCAGCATACTAGAAAAGTTCGTCTATCAGCTATCAGCTATCAGCTATCAGCTATCAGCTTTTAGCTATCAGCCATCAGTTATCAGCTATCAGCTTTTAGCTATCAGCTTATGGGTCACACAGGCTAGAAGCCTGTGCCACGCTAGAAGCCTGTGCCACGCTACACCGAACAGCTTATGGCTCACACAGGCTAGAAGCCTGTGCCACGCTACACCGAACAGCTTATGGCTCACACAGGCTAGAAGCCTGTGCCACGCTACACCGAACAGCTTATGGCTCACACAGGCTAGAAGCCTGTGCCACGCTACACCGAACAGCTTATGGGTCACACAGGCTAGAAGCCTGTGCCACGCTAGTTGAGGTGCCAAAGGCCAACGGCTGACCACTGACCACTGACCACTGACCACTGACCACTGACCACTAACCACTGACCACTGACCACTGACCACTGATAGCTGACCGCTGACCGCTGATCTCAAAACCCTATATCTTCCCTAGCTAATTGGGCGGCTAAAAATACTTCTTGATCGGACTTTTGTTGCCAATCTAGCTCCCCAATTTCCTGATAAAATTGTTGATCGTAAGCACGAGTCTTGACTACTACTGGCATTGGTACGGCATGTCCTAAAATCAAGGCTTGTTGCTTAGAATCGAGCTTGGCTAATACCGAACGCAAACTTTGGCCACCAGACACCCCAGTAAAAATTGCTTCAATATCTTTATCATCATTTAGCAAACAAGTAATCCGAGTTCCAATTTGAGACATGACTTCGTTATCAATGCCAGAAGGACGCTGGTCTACGACTAACAATGTCACAAAATACTTGCGCATTTCACGGGCAATAATCCCAAAAATTGTTTGACGTACTGTGGCTGGATCTAGGAAACGGTGGGCTTCTTCAATGGTAATCACTAGGGGACGGGGGCGATCGCTGGCATTTTTTGACTGCAAAAATATCTCGGCTTTTCTGACATAACTGCTATGAATACGACGGGTAATTAAATTAGTAGCTAACATATAGGAAAGCATGTTGGATTGGGAACCGAATTCTACGACAACATGCTTCCCGGCATCGAGAGATTCTAAAATTCCCTTGACATAATTATGGGGACAAGCACTGCGGATATATTTTAATTCATCCAATCGGCTTAATTTGCGCTGTAATGCCATAATTGAGGATTTGTTGCCTCGTTTTACTTCGCAAAATTCCTGGATTTCTTCATTGGTCATGGAGAGCAATTGTACAATCCAGGATTTGCCAAATTCATTGCGTAAAATAATGGCATTTTCTAGACTAGCTTCAGAAAGATTTAACTCTCCTCGGACTAGGTTGATATCTTCTACTTCAATCTGGTCATAACTTAGATAAAGCTCTTGGGCATCCCGAATCCCTCGTCGTCTGGTGGATTCTGGGTCGAGGGTATAAACCTGTACCTGGGATGGAAAAAGCTGGCGCAATCCTTTGACTGTACTAAATTGTTTCCCTTCCGATACGGCTTCCCAGCCATATTCCGAGTGCATATCAAAAATTAAATTTACTGCTGCTTGCCTACGGATAATCCCAGATAGCAGTAGCCGAGTTAGAAAGGATTTACCGGTGCCAGATTTACCAAAAACCCCGTTACTCCGTTCTACAAACCGATCTAAGTCAATGCATATGGGGACTTCCATGTCAAGGGGTTGACCAATGGAAAAATTCCGGCGATGGGGGTCATCTTCTGAGCCAAAGACTGCCCGAAAATCCCGTTCACTGGCATCGAATACTTGAGAAAAGTGGCTGGGAATTGTTTTTACTGGTAACAATTCCATCTCTTCGCTACTTTGAGCTTGAAAGGAGCCTAAGGGACTTTTTCCATTTAGTTCCACTGGCGGTTGTGATTGGGACTTTTGTGGCGTAAACATTAGCATCGGGGTTAAATTAATCGTACCGTAGGTGCCACTACCTGCGAGTACATCCCTTAGAAAGTCATCATTGGGATTAGGAGGATTAACCAGAATCCGCTGACTGGAGGTTCCTAAAGACACATCGGTCAGCATACAGAAGAAACGCGATCGCATTCCCTGAACCACCAGAAATTTCCCCACCCGCATATCTTCTACAGAGACATCGGGGTGTAATCGCACTTCTAATCCAGCAGACAGAGAGCCTTGAATAACTGAACCTAAAGGTTGACTTAAATCCATTACCACAATTGCCAGGACTATTGCAATGCTAAATCATTTGGGTTATAGGGAGTAGGGAGTAGGGAGTAGGGAGTAGGGAGTAGGGAGTAGGGAGTAGGGAGTAGGGAGTAGGCAATAGGTAAGGCAAGAGGCATGCTAGCAATAGGCAATAGGCATGCTAGCAATAGGCAAGAGGCAAGAGGCAAGAGGCAAGAGGCAAGAGTTAAGGCAATAGGCAAGAGGCATGCTAGCAATAGGTAAAAAATATTGTTAGAAACGCTATATAAATTAAGATAGTTTTAAATTTCAGACCTGAAGAATTTTCTGCTATCAGCTATCAGCGATTAGCGCTACTTGAGATGCTACTTGAGGTGCTATCAGCTATCAGCTATCAGCTATCAGCTATCAGCTATCAGCTATCAGCTCAAGGCTGACCACTGACGGCTGACGGCTGACCACTGATCGCTGACCGCTTAGGGTCAATTATGATTAATCGATCTCAATTGATGTGGGTTGAGAATCGCTGGGAGTATTGGAAACTAAAGGTTTGCGATAATCAGCATAGATGCGATCGCGCCAAGCAAAAAAGGTTTCGTAGAGGTTACTATCGGCAAAGCCAGGAATCCCTTGACCTTGATATTGCTGGGGAATATCGAGATAATTCCCATCGGGGAATTTCAGGAGCAGACTTAAACCAGCTACGGCCAAATCTGCTAAGCAAGGGGAGTTGCTGACTAGATAAGGACTATCCAGGAGTAACAGACTCAAGGCTTCTAGGTCTTGCTTGAGACCATCTTTGGCTTCCTTGATGGCATCAGTGCCACAACCGACACCAAACCCTAGAATATCTAAAAATTCCGAGGGTACCGAACCAACTACTGTTTTGAGCACATCAGGGGTTTGGTTCGGTAAGACGGATTTGCGGAAGTCGGGATTTTGGCTCAATGCGCCATAGACCACTTTCCGGCTCTTGGTACCAATGGATTCATCTGCCCATTCTTCGATCAGTAAGCAGAGTCCTCGTTCTTTGGGATCGGTAGGGATGATGGGTTTGTCGGGATACTTGCGATCCAAATACATTGCGATCGCAGTGGAATCACTAATCACTGTATCCCCATCTTTAAGCACTGGTACCTGACTTTGACCAGACAGTTGGAATAGTTCTAACTGTCCTACTCCTGGGGTTACCTCAATTTTCCGATAGTCCAGCTCTTTGTAATCCAGAATCAGTCGTACTTTCTCTGAGTATTGGGACAGTTCAAATTGATACAACTCCAGCATTTTGGATCTTCTCGCTGTTGATGTGGGACACTATGATACTTTAGCGCTTTCACATGAAGAGACAAGGGTGTGGGGTGTGGGGTGTGGGGGGTGTGGGGTGTGGGGTGTGGGGGTGTGGGGTGTGGGGTGGGGTGTGGGAAGATGGGGAGATGGGGAAATGGGGAAATGGGGAGATGGGGAGATGGGGGGAGTGNGGGGAGAGGCAAAANGAGACAAGAATTGAGGCAATATGATCGTTTTTTCGTCAATTGTTCTGTGTTCCCTATTCCCCTATTCCCTATTCCCTGTTCCCTATTCCCTATTCCCTGTTCCCTTGCGCGTAGCACTATAACTCCAACGAAACCCCTACTTTGGGAGTGATGACTTTGGTGGGCAGATTTTGCTGGAGGAGTTGCGATCGCAATTCTTCGAGACTACCCACTTCCCGCAGCACGGAAGCCAAAACCCCTTGATACTCTACAATTTCATCGGCTGCTGTGGGCAGAAAGACTTGGGGTTGTAACCATTGCGCCAACGGCAGTGCTGTCTTATGGCCTTGAATGACTGGCCCTAGTAACGGTAATTCTAAGGTCACCGCTGGGCTAATCACGATATCAACTGGGGCATAATCCTTGACTTCAGCAGGGGGATAGCCATGAGGTTCGTAGTAAAGACTTTTACCACTATCCAACTGCTTGATCAGATAGGCATTTTCCTGCTGGAATGGACCAATGGGTGCTCCTGGCAAGGCTCGGATTTCTATGTGATCTCCTAACGCAACGGTTTCACCAGCAGTAAGAGTAGTTACCTGGGTATAACCTAGCTGTTTGACTACCTTTGCTGCACTAGTAGAGGCCACCACTGGAATAGTTTTGTCTAATTTTTCCAAGGTTGGGGTATGGGCGTGGTCTTCTAAGCCTTGGGAGAGCAAAATTAGGTCAATTTTATCCGGAATGCGGTTAAGTGCTTCGGGTTTGTCCCCTTTAAAGAACCAAGGTTGGTTGCCAAAGACCAATGAACCCACTAACCAGGGGTCAATCAGAATCCGTTGCTCTGGGAGTTCCAGTAGCCAGCTGTTTGCGCCGAAATGGGTGAGATACATATGTATAGCTGTTGTCAATTAGGTGAAGTACAAATTTGTGGGTTTTAGGGAACAGGGAGCAGGGAGCAGGGAGCAGGCAAGAGGCAAGAGGCAAGAGGCAAGAGGCAAGAGGCAAGAGGCAACTTGACAACTTACAAGCTTACAACCTTGGCCTATTGGCCACGCTACGCGAACAACTTACAACCTTACAAGCTTACAACCTTGGCCTATTGGCCACGCTACGGGAACAACCTTGGCCTATTGGCCACGCTACGGGAACAACTTTCAACTTTCTAACCTTCATCATCCTCTTCAAAATTAACTCCCTCGTAAATATCACTAAAGTTAAGTTTAAAGTCGATAGTACTTAATTCCAAAATTCCATTTTCTGCGCTTTGCTCAGTGAGTAACCATTTTCCTTCACTGGTTTTGGTATGTTGAATCACATGATATCTGGCCTGATCTATCAATATATATTCCTGAAAATGTGGAATTGAGCGATAGTATAAAAACTTCTCACCTTGGTCATAATTTCTGGTAGATTTGGATAAGACTTCAACAATTAGCAAAGGATTCATGACCGTCGTCTTACCTTTGCCGGTATAGATCGGTTTCCCCTTAATTACCATAATATCAGGATAGGTATAGTGGCGATAATCAGGTATCCACAATCGCACATCACCGATATAAATATCGTAGGCTTGTCCTTTTAAGGCAAACTTCAAGTGAGCTGCAAAATTGAGAGCTATTTTATTATGATTTGTAGTGCCTCCAGCCATCGGTACAATTTCTCCATCCCGGTATTCACTTTTATAATCAGCAGCTTCTTCTAGTTCTAAATATTCGTCTGCTGTGTAATAGCGTTTTTTGTCTTGTAATAGCATAGTGATTTCCTTTGATAATTGATAATTGATAATTTATAATTTAGAATGGAGAATGAAGAATGTAGGGTGCGTTAGGGGCGGGCTTGCCCTCATTTTTAACTTCGAGGGCCAGTATTGGAATAGCCCGCCCCGTAACGCACCACCAAGTATAATGGAGAATTGAGAATTAAGAAGGAAGAATTGAGAATTAAGAATGGAGAATGGAGAATGAAGAATGTAGGGTGCGTTAGGGGCGGGCTTGCCCTCATTTTTAACTTCGAGGGCCAGTATTGGAATAGCCCGCCCCGTAACGCACCACCAAGTATAATTGAGAATTGAGAATTAAGAATGAAGAATTGAGAATTAAGAAGGAAGAATGAAGAATGTAGGGTGCGTTAGGGGCGGGCTTGCCCTCATTTTTAACTTCGAGGGCCAGTATTGGAATAGCCCGCCCCGTAACGCACCACCAAGTATAATTGAGAATTGAGAATTAAGAATGGTGAATTGGAAATTATGTCTTCTGCCTTCTGCCTTCTGCGTTCTTAGAGGAGGAGATATGAAAAGTTTTTTGATACTGAATTTTGCCCCCCTAGCCCCCCAATTCTGGGGGGAACAAGAATCAATTGGCTGGTATAAGTCCCCCAAACTTGGGGGACTAACGGGGGCTTAGATGTAGCAAATGAGACTTCTCAGACAACCTCTTAATTATCAATTATCAATTCTTAATTCTTAATTCTACATTCTTAATTCTTAATTCTTAATTATCCATTCTTAATTCTACATTCTACATTCTTAATTCTACATTTCTTCCCTAGGAAGATCGCCTACATCAAAAACAATCACAAATTCAGCATCAGGCATTAATCGTTTCAGAGCCTTTAAATGCCCTTCCGCATCAGAACGATTGCGAAAGCGACCAACAACAACTCGCTGCATTTTTGGTAACAGCCGAACGATGGCCCAGGGGTGTAGGCGGTGATAGTAAGTCATAATTGGGTTGTCTCCTTTGATGGGGCGATCTAGAGCCAGCCTAGAGATTTTAGACTGTTAAGTAGGCTGGCTCTTCCCATCTTAAATACGGGAAGGGGACTCCCTTTATAAACGTTAGTTTTAGCGGCAGGGGAATTCCCGCAGATAAATAAAATGAGCGTGCATAGAATCAGTATTAATTAACTTGGTATTCATAGCCGTCAGCTTTAAAGATTGTCTTTAGGTACTTTGGATGCACATCAATTTTTCTATCAGGTGTCTGGAGTACAAAACTTGGGCGATAACGAATAGCGATTCGACCTGTGTACCGTCCGGCATATTTTCCTTTCTTGATATCAGCTTTGACGATATCTCCTGTTTGAAAACCCCTGAAGAATTTGGCAGCAGGAGCATGAGCCTTTGGAAAACCGTATTTATTTGGTCGGCACCTTTGACGAACACCATGACCTTTAGCTGTAATTGTCAGTGGCTTCACTCCGCTTAGTAATAATTTTTCAGGAGTGGACTTACCTACACAAGCAGCATCAGTCCAATGGGTCTTCTCGATACCTCTAGTTTTCCGGTTGAACTTAGTCAGGCCACCAGACCCTGTCGAGACAGGTAGCCCAGTCAGTTTTAGTCTTCTCCATAATTCCCAACGGGTGGCGTTGACCGCTGCTGCATCTTTCAAAGGGGTTTTTGCTTTAGCTAATACCTTTTTGATAATTTCCGGTTTTTTTCTTAAAAATTTCTCAATCGGGTCATTGCCTTTTTTCTGATTACAGCACCGACAAGCTAGGGTCAAATTACTAACTCGGTTGCTACCACCTTTTGATTTAGGGGTAATGTGTTCAACTTCCAGGGGCACATTTTCTGCTCCACAGTAAACACAATTTCTACCCCACTTAGCTAACAGGTATTCTTTTACCTCAAACCCGAACAGCTCACCATGCTGATACTCAACTCCTGAAACTTCAGGGTTTTGAATTTTCTGAGTGTCGAAGCGAACTAATTCTTGAGAAATTGCAGTTACTGGACATAACTTTCTTAATCGTCTGACCCAAGTTTCAATATTGAAAACACGACTCATTAATGATGGAGGCAACCAACCTTCTAGACGTTTCCGGTTAAGAAATCGAGGCTTGCGGTAACGAGTCTTGCGATTTCGTCTACCTCGCCTTAAAGCTCGTCTAGATTCCAAAGAGTTTTTGATTTGTTGCCCTCGATGGTTGAGTTCTAAGGCGTTTGTAACCCGTCCAGTTTGTTCCTGAATGATAGCTATTCCCGTCGTTTTAGAACCTGGATCGATTTTGATTCGGTGTGGATGAACAACAGAATTCTGCGCTGTTCTATCCCGTAAAATGATAGTAAATGGATAGGCTTTGAAGACTTTAGCCCTGCCTTTTTTGAGTAGTTCTCTAGCTCGTGCTGGATGACACGGGTCTAGAGGGCATTTGTTTTTGTCTAATACAAAAATTCTCATTACTTTGAACACTCCGTAAAACGGGTAAAGTTTGCCTCGGCAATGTTATCTAGCCTTGTTAGGTACAACTCACTGGCTTAACTCAATTACACCTGTTTAAAGTTGTACGACAGTTGCTACAAACTGGCACGTATTTGTAGGTGTCATGAATTAGATAACGTAGTCTTAAATGACTTAGCCTGGTCAACTACGAGCTTGTTGCAAGCTCCCGTTATAACCCGGAGGGTTTAACGGTGAGTTATTGACGGACGTTTACCATCCACATTTCTAATATACCATAAAAAAAACAATATCATAACATATTTTGAAAATTTTTGTAACAAATTCTTGAGGGAGCAGGGAGTAGGGAGTAGGGTATGGGGTGTGGGGAGATGGGGAGATGGGGAGTCAGATCAGTTTTCCCTATTGCCTATTGCCTATTGCCTCTTGCCTCTTGCCTATTGCCTTTTGCCTCTTGCCTATTGCCTCTTGCTTATAATTAATACGATTACCTTTTAATAAAAATCAGACAAATGTCTATCCAACAAATAACTACAGAATATATTGCCATAGACCCTGACTATTGTTATGGTAAACCCCGCATCGCTGGGACAAGAATGCCTGTTGCTGCTATTGCTGAAATGTATTTGGATATGAAACAATCTGTAGAAGAAATTGCTCACAAGTATGATCTGTC includes:
- a CDS encoding ABC-F family ATP-binding cassette domain-containing protein, translating into MSIFTLQSVRKDFGIKEILKEATFSLDPMDKVGLIGTNGSGKSTLLKIIAGLEPIDAGQLSINPKTKIVYLPQQPDLDDNHTVLEQVFADSGQQMTLIREYEELSQKLAHNPEDNQLLAQLSSVTQQMDATGAWELETKAKIILSKLGIVDFDAPIGQLSGGYRKRIALAAALLAEPEVLLMDEPTNHLDAMSVEWLQSYLNSYRGAILLITHDRYFLDQVTNRIIEIDRGDLYTYSGNYSYYLEKKALAEESAISTQRKHQGVLRRELEWLKRGPKARSTKQKARIDRIHDMQAKEFKQAHGKVEISTPGRRIGKKVIELDNVSKGYDGRILVKDFTYEFSPDDRVGIIGGNGVGKSTLMDIITARIQPDSGNVEIGSTIYIGYFDQHSEDLLEALNQNQRVIDYLKDVAEYVTTADGTLITASQMLERFLFPPNQQYAPIHKLSGGEKRRLFLLQVLMSSPNVLILDEPTNDLDVQTLAVLEEYLEGFNGCVIIVSHDRYFLDRTVHKIFAFESEGNIRQYPGNYSLYIDKKREEEAKLAQQMAQTQSKKPESSKVEASTKKSSSNNKPRRLSNWERREFEKLESQIPQLEAQKAELEKTLYQSPPKNTSEVQKLYQTLEALTQEIDTATERWMELAERES
- a CDS encoding prohibitin family protein, which encodes MRNQNPQNWQSLVGGIIAALVILLTFNCFVIINPGQAGVLSILGKARDGALLEGIHFKLPFVSIVDVYDVTVQKFEVPAQSSTKDLQDLTARFAINFRLDPTKVVSIRRKQGTLQNLVATIIAPQTQESFKIAAALRTAEQSITQRSQLKEDFDKALGERLAKYDVQVLDTSVIDLNFSREFAKAVEEKQVAEQQAQRAVYIAQQAEQEAQAEINRAQGKAEAQRLLAETLKAQGGELVLQKEAIAAWRDGGAQMPKVLVIGGDRNSSVPFIFDLNNIPQ
- a CDS encoding helicase HerA domain-containing protein, producing the protein MDLSQPLGSVIQGSLSAGLEVRLHPDVSVEDMRVGKFLVVQGMRSRFFCMLTDVSLGTSSQRILVNPPNPNDDFLRDVLAGSGTYGTINLTPMLMFTPQKSQSQPPVELNGKSPLGSFQAQSSEEMELLPVKTIPSHFSQVFDASERDFRAVFGSEDDPHRRNFSIGQPLDMEVPICIDLDRFVERSNGVFGKSGTGKSFLTRLLLSGIIRRQAAVNLIFDMHSEYGWEAVSEGKQFSTVKGLRQLFPSQVQVYTLDPESTRRRGIRDAQELYLSYDQIEVEDINLVRGELNLSEASLENAIILRNEFGKSWIVQLLSMTNEEIQEFCEVKRGNKSSIMALQRKLSRLDELKYIRSACPHNYVKGILESLDAGKHVVVEFGSQSNMLSYMLATNLITRRIHSSYVRKAEIFLQSKNASDRPRPLVITIEEAHRFLDPATVRQTIFGIIAREMRKYFVTLLVVDQRPSGIDNEVMSQIGTRITCLLNDDKDIEAIFTGVSGGQSLRSVLAKLDSKQQALILGHAVPMPVVVKTRAYDQQFYQEIGELDWQQKSDQEVFLAAQLAREDIGF
- a CDS encoding glutathione S-transferase family protein — its product is MLELYQFELSQYSEKVRLILDYKELDYRKIEVTPGVGQLELFQLSGQSQVPVLKDGDTVISDSTAIAMYLDRKYPDKPIIPTDPKERGLCLLIEEWADESIGTKSRKVVYGALSQNPDFRKSVLPNQTPDVLKTVVGSVPSEFLDILGFGVGCGTDAIKEAKDGLKQDLEALSLLLLDSPYLVSNSPCLADLAVAGLSLLLKFPDGNYLDIPQQYQGQGIPGFADSNLYETFFAWRDRIYADYRKPLVSNTPSDSQPTSIEID
- a CDS encoding MBL fold metallo-hydrolase encodes the protein MYLTHFGANSWLLELPEQRILIDPWLVGSLVFGNQPWFFKGDKPEALNRIPDKIDLILLSQGLEDHAHTPTLEKLDKTIPVVASTSAAKVVKQLGYTQVTTLTAGETVALGDHIEIRALPGAPIGPFQQENAYLIKQLDSGKSLYYEPHGYPPAEVKDYAPVDIVISPAVTLELPLLGPVIQGHKTALPLAQWLQPQVFLPTAADEIVEYQGVLASVLREVGSLEELRSQLLQQNLPTKVITPKVGVSLEL
- a CDS encoding Uma2 family endonuclease, translating into MLLQDKKRYYTADEYLELEEAADYKSEYRDGEIVPMAGGTTNHNKIALNFAAHLKFALKGQAYDIYIGDVRLWIPDYRHYTYPDIMVIKGKPIYTGKGKTTVMNPLLIVEVLSKSTRNYDQGEKFLYYRSIPHFQEYILIDQARYHVIQHTKTSEGKWLLTEQSAENGILELSTIDFKLNFSDIYEGVNFEEDDEG
- a CDS encoding SPOR domain-containing protein — encoded protein: MTYYHRLHPWAIVRLLPKMQRVVVGRFRNRSDAEGHLKALKRLMPDAEFVIVFDVGDLPREEM